A window of the Pararge aegeria chromosome 2, ilParAegt1.1, whole genome shotgun sequence genome harbors these coding sequences:
- the LOC120630360 gene encoding uncharacterized protein LOC120630360, producing the protein MSILQIGSAPQSNIYRKNVTIIDPYAFPNGRRDAMSELVPGPLFPPLVLAIFIVCIAGAGALVNCALLAALLKRSRNGLFSIIIQLALADIILIGTSVGPEIWSYNARTWIFGRNCCIAYRGLSIIASTASLYLITTIALHTLATANLEEKSITLKNKRSDRDDEEEIRSSRHSLVASSDTSTPPRTMNVDYRLADTRVPVAPPTVFVWVLSASLSIPEFTFATTVPYDQDVVACTLVDTSHRVNMHSMVAFFNFFLPALILSSASVLIICKLKSKKINNLEGSETIQTLKLSLWLNLVFGIFCVPRSLFYFYRLYEFSADTKIDLGHEGNILLIKLILSAVYLAAPLLRPILCISLLPRLQKMFSFGFRKIDEV; encoded by the exons TCATTGATCCCTATGCGTTCCCCAACGGCCGACGCGACGCCATGTCGGAGCTCGTGCCTGGACCGCTATTCCCGCCACTCGTCCTCGCGATTTTTATTGTCTGCATCGCCGGCGCCGGGGCTTTGGTCAACTGTGCTCTCTTAGCTGCACTTCTCAAGCGGTCAAGAAacg GGTTGTTCTCAATAATCATACAGCTAGCACTCGCAGACATTATCTTAATAGGAACCTCCGTAGGGCCCGAAATATGGTCTTACAATGCAAGAACATGGATCTTCGGAAGGAACTGCTGCATAGCATACCGCGGACTCAGTATAATCGCTTCGACGGCATCCCTATACTTAATTACTACAATTGCGCTTCACACTTTAGCTACCGCTAACCTGGAAGAAAAATCTATAACTCTCAAGAATAAAAGAAGCGACCGCGATGATGAAGAGGAAATAAGATCTTCACGCCACAGTCTTGTGGCAAGCAGTGATACTTCTACTCCTCCGCGTACGATGAATGTGGATTATCGTCTCGCGGACACAAGAGTACCAGTTGCTCCACCAACGGTCTTCGTATGGGTGCTGTCTGCGTCATTAAGTATACCAGAATTTACTTTTGCTACGACGGTTCCGTATGATCAAGATGTCGTCGCTTGTACTTTAGTGGACACTAGTCATAGAGTTAATATGCATTCTATGGTcgcttttttcaatttttttctgCCAGCTCTAATATTATCTAGTGCCAGCgttcttattatatgtaaacTGAAATCCAAGAAGATTAACAACCTAGAAGGAAGCGAGACAattcaaactttaaaattatcctTATGGTTGAATTTAGTGTTCGGCATTTTCTGTGTGCCACGCTcgcttttttacttttatagacTCTATGAATTTTCCGCAGACACTAAAATCGATCTAGGACACGaaggtaatattttattgataaaattaatattaagtgcCGTGTATCTCGCTGCGCCATTACTGCGTCCCATATTATGTATAAGTTTACTGCCTAGAttacaaaaaatgttttcatttggATTTAGAAAAATCGATGAAGtgtaa